One genomic region from Mycoplasmoides pirum ATCC 25960 encodes:
- a CDS encoding heavy-metal-associated domain-containing protein encodes MTKSITFKIYFSCGTCAQNIEKALKKLDLVDFIINSVSQEVEIEYDPKVIDESVIIKTIEKLGYKYEII; translated from the coding sequence ATGACAAAATCAATAACATTTAAAATTTATTTTAGTTGTGGCACTTGTGCTCAAAATATAGAAAAAGCTTTAAAAAAATTAGATCTTGTAGATTTTATAATTAATAGTGTTTCTCAAGAAGTTGAAATTGAATATGATCCCAAAGTTATAGATGAATCAGTTATCATAAAAACGATTGAAAAACTTGGTTATAAATATGAAATCATTTAA
- a CDS encoding heavy metal translocating P-type ATPase → MKSFKSFYSKYGLKIELILAIFLDFWLILGHILMLAIPNNNFTLFLNDPIFGFVIATFVQFFIGRKFYLLMFKEIFKWHRLGMNTLIGTSSLFAYVWSVYALIYSLVTNSNDISHHNGFMYFFEIGTTIITFLLIGNYISDFLKSKVNKDINKVLEIQTPFALKYDLESKKTEQISYKSLNIGDYILVEPNTKVPIDCKIIENSSYFDESLLTGESTHIFRNVGSNIIGGSLNLTNSVICQVIVDPNKSVVANIIKRIKKIQASKSYVQKIADKIASWFVPSILILAIICFLVQFFYGYVIQQWLGLSDSHFLPHFLNPDNADATMNNVRVAIYFSIALIAISCPCALGLAIPLAIVVGIGNAGRNGIVYNNPSVFEKTKDINLVAFDKTGTITKNKSFVEQTFGDNSHLDKIYSLVQNAYHPLSKTIFNYLSDKNIKPIETSNFVEIPGVGLKAQVADQTIQIASYLHFLKLNYKFNNNLDLEKIKNSTNVCFAINNEVVFAFLIQDIIRDDALETINLLKEKKIKLCIISGDNFFVVKQLADKLGIDEYYANCSAFDKEQLIRKFQSEKYEVAFAGDGINDLIALQAADLSINMSLVNESANAVSDISVVNQNLKNVYNAIQISRKTRKIIWFNFLWAFIYNIVVIPLAFLGIVPTIIAVILMGFSDFAVVLNTLIFRLFYFKEKPKKKHFNFSRKKLN, encoded by the coding sequence ATGAAATCATTTAAAAGTTTTTATTCTAAATATGGTTTAAAAATTGAATTGATTTTAGCCATATTTTTAGATTTTTGATTAATTTTAGGTCATATTTTAATGTTAGCTATTCCTAATAATAATTTCACATTATTTTTAAATGATCCTATCTTTGGTTTTGTTATTGCAACATTTGTTCAATTCTTTATTGGAAGAAAATTTTATCTTTTGATGTTTAAAGAAATTTTTAAATGACATCGCTTGGGAATGAATACATTAATTGGCACATCTAGTTTATTTGCGTACGTATGAAGTGTATATGCATTAATATATTCATTAGTAACTAATTCAAATGATATTAGTCATCATAATGGTTTTATGTATTTTTTTGAAATCGGAACAACAATCATAACTTTTTTATTAATTGGAAATTATATAAGTGATTTTTTAAAATCAAAAGTAAATAAGGATATAAATAAAGTTTTAGAAATCCAAACTCCTTTTGCTTTAAAATATGATTTGGAATCTAAAAAAACTGAACAAATAAGTTATAAAAGTTTAAATATTGGTGATTATATTTTAGTAGAACCTAATACAAAGGTTCCGATTGATTGTAAGATTATTGAAAATTCATCTTATTTTGATGAAAGTCTTTTAACAGGAGAAAGTACACATATTTTTAGAAATGTAGGATCCAATATAATAGGTGGTAGTTTAAATTTAACTAATTCAGTCATTTGTCAAGTAATAGTTGATCCTAATAAATCTGTTGTTGCCAATATAATTAAAAGAATAAAAAAAATTCAAGCTAGTAAATCATATGTTCAAAAAATAGCAGATAAAATTGCATCATGATTTGTGCCATCAATATTGATTTTGGCAATTATTTGTTTTTTAGTTCAATTTTTTTATGGTTATGTAATTCAACAATGATTAGGTTTAAGCGATAGTCATTTTTTACCTCATTTTTTAAATCCCGATAATGCGGATGCAACAATGAATAATGTTAGAGTAGCAATTTATTTTTCAATTGCTTTAATTGCAATTTCTTGTCCTTGTGCATTGGGATTAGCTATCCCTTTAGCAATTGTTGTTGGAATTGGTAATGCTGGTCGTAATGGTATTGTTTACAATAATCCAAGTGTATTTGAAAAAACTAAAGATATTAATTTAGTTGCTTTTGATAAAACGGGTACTATTACAAAAAACAAATCATTTGTTGAACAAACATTTGGAGATAATAGCCATTTAGACAAAATTTATAGTTTAGTTCAAAATGCCTATCATCCATTATCTAAAACAATTTTCAATTATTTAAGTGATAAAAATATTAAACCAATTGAAACTTCTAATTTTGTTGAAATTCCAGGTGTAGGCTTGAAAGCCCAAGTTGCTGACCAAACAATTCAAATTGCTTCTTATTTACATTTTTTAAAATTGAATTACAAATTTAATAATAATTTAGATTTAGAAAAAATTAAAAATAGTACTAATGTTTGTTTTGCAATTAATAATGAAGTTGTTTTTGCCTTTTTAATTCAAGATATTATTCGTGATGATGCTCTTGAAACAATTAATTTATTAAAAGAGAAGAAAATAAAATTGTGCATTATTAGCGGTGATAATTTTTTTGTTGTTAAACAGTTGGCTGACAAATTAGGTATTGATGAATATTATGCTAATTGTTCTGCGTTTGATAAAGAACAATTGATTCGTAAATTTCAATCAGAAAAATATGAAGTTGCTTTTGCGGGAGATGGAATTAATGATTTAATTGCATTACAAGCTGCAGATCTTTCAATTAATATGTCTTTAGTTAATGAAAGTGCCAACGCTGTTAGTGATATTAGTGTTGTTAATCAAAATTTAAAAAATGTTTATAATGCAATTCAAATTTCTCGCAAGACTAGAAAAATTATTTGATTTAATTTTTTGTGAGCTTTTATTTATAACATTGTTGTAATTCCATTAGCGTTTTTGGGAATTGTTCCAACTATTATTGCTGTTATCCTAATGGGATTTAGTGATTTTGCAGTTGTTTTAAATACTTTGATATTTCGATTGTTTTATTTCAAAGAAAAACCTAAAAAGAAACATTTTAATTTCTCTAGAAAAAAATTAAATTAA
- the tuf gene encoding elongation factor Tu produces MAKEKFDRSKPHVNIGTIGHIDHGKTTLTAAICTVLAKEGNSKAMRYDEIDKAPEEKARGITINTAHVEYETAARHYAHVDCPGHADYVKNMITGAAQMDGAILVVSATDGPMPQTREHILLARQVGVPKMVVFLNKCDVASDPEMQELVAEEVKDLLKSYGFDGDNTPIIRGSALEALNGKPEWEEKIKELMKAVDDTIPDPVRDTEKPFLLPIEDVMTITGRGTVVTGRVERGTLKLNDEVEIVGLGETFKSVVTGIEMFRKELDEARAGDNAGILLRGVDRGQVQRGQVLAKPGSITPHTKFKAEIYALKKEEGGRHTAFLNGYRPQFYFRTTDVTGSIKLKDGTEMVMPGDNTEITVELISPIACEKGSKFSIREGGRTVGAGTVVEVLS; encoded by the coding sequence ATGGCAAAAGAAAAGTTTGACCGATCTAAGCCCCATGTAAACATTGGTACAATCGGTCACATTGACCATGGTAAAACTACCTTAACTGCTGCTATTTGTACAGTTTTAGCAAAAGAAGGTAATTCTAAGGCGATGCGTTATGATGAAATTGATAAGGCACCTGAAGAAAAAGCTCGTGGTATTACTATTAACACTGCTCACGTTGAATATGAAACAGCAGCTCGTCACTATGCTCACGTTGACTGTCCAGGTCACGCTGACTATGTTAAAAACATGATTACTGGTGCTGCGCAAATGGATGGAGCAATTTTAGTTGTTTCTGCAACTGATGGTCCAATGCCTCAAACTCGTGAACATATCTTATTAGCACGCCAAGTTGGTGTTCCTAAAATGGTTGTTTTCTTAAACAAATGTGATGTTGCTTCTGATCCAGAAATGCAAGAATTAGTTGCTGAAGAAGTAAAAGACTTATTAAAATCTTATGGTTTTGATGGTGACAATACTCCAATTATTCGTGGTTCAGCATTAGAAGCATTAAATGGTAAACCTGAATGAGAAGAAAAAATTAAAGAATTAATGAAGGCAGTGGATGACACTATTCCTGATCCAGTTCGTGATACTGAAAAGCCATTCTTGTTACCAATTGAAGACGTAATGACAATTACAGGTCGTGGTACTGTTGTTACAGGTCGTGTAGAACGTGGTACTCTAAAATTAAATGATGAAGTTGAAATTGTTGGTTTAGGTGAAACATTTAAATCTGTTGTAACAGGTATTGAAATGTTCCGTAAAGAATTAGATGAAGCTCGTGCTGGTGACAATGCTGGTATTTTACTTCGTGGTGTTGACCGTGGTCAAGTACAACGTGGTCAAGTTCTTGCTAAACCAGGTTCTATTACTCCTCATACTAAATTTAAAGCTGAAATTTATGCTTTGAAAAAAGAAGAAGGTGGTCGTCATACTGCTTTCTTAAACGGTTATCGTCCTCAATTCTATTTCAGAACAACTGATGTTACAGGTTCTATTAAATTAAAAGATGGAACTGAAATGGTTATGCCTGGTGACAATACTGAAATCACTGTAGAATTAATTTCACCAATTGCTTGTGAAAAAGGAAGTAAGTTTAGTATTCGTGAAGGTGGCCGTACAGTAGGTGCTGGAACTGTTGTTGAAGTATTAAGTTAA
- a CDS encoding MPN396 family protein — MLKKKPSFDTLLKSTIVFVLMVLSIIGIVFGSLRLADSANRGAFYDGTISTTVYFSAYEPADSSQRVKDQDFTKERNTTDTKLIPNIQEMLDQISNTYANRLYLQGFNQVVISSNQADANASNLVDQNLIKKSWLINQNALPSITVTVNKLNPQDREELYYTQKILRQTTFEINRSFDLTLESTDGYQIFSSSGIANQPVQPIRFIPGSASATRPAASSTDSSITLELNIPGVTLNSENNTALNYFDQAIENINKESDYISGNGQASVEGNNSLFNSGANGSTAQGNRNLILWSDKEGALAYVRHIFNVDEGSREYFSFSEKEQNLWKFLHRKSPYDGSEESSKDTSLIKAFSSADEIQLKDLYYIYAKPNAYEAKSDSDNSSPSTITSPSETRTSRGAPNDYSSLFAPYILYEARTINPDATQNDTLTNLFPKEQTFNHGGNNKLVLKEILDDTGSYANVSFANASRIANLINSGNFNNNVALIGSNSIANDPILSDTFMQIDAFATSIIALSAFVLLVGIIVSILYKIPGLFSFLPILLGAVLSLLLYNEFGGIIDLFTLLGLIGLITIGIGCLLLIFESIRRNIRNSTSITEAVRLAYNHTFMKIVDIHLLTLVLGLFLMYVGHYQESSFGILMIVGSFVSFFVVYGSSTIYVKLFVSIKNWTTYGLFVYKRDTKWLNQITGQLNLQNDDHLILNRSISSNVDDELHNLFKQNFRNFFFNPKSLWALLTWLIVVIVGIVSLVLFSLNLVWPLDASVQNSGLIMFISIFGSMGVMAIYFALRYRWIVLIPYIVSSIINFFLIVSILLVFSPLLINTIQFEAVFVLLISWILTQIAFIFSISWNYSYWYHYVVYKKESIVKLINNNIFTSIRLFVIFGSIFPLGVLLISLFNIGGNGSFISQDLNLFLLTLFGLSSVALLFSLMIANYLFSQLLGLMILLRQNMISNNKKKLQIQFKEDKDYDRFDEQIIPGINERLIERRY; from the coding sequence ATGTTAAAGAAAAAACCTTCGTTTGACACTTTATTAAAAAGTACTATAGTTTTTGTATTAATGGTCTTGAGTATCATTGGTATTGTTTTTGGTTCATTAAGATTGGCTGATAGTGCTAATCGTGGTGCATTTTATGATGGTACAATTTCAACAACAGTGTATTTTTCAGCATATGAACCAGCAGATAGTTCACAAAGAGTTAAGGACCAAGATTTCACTAAAGAAAGAAATACAACTGATACTAAATTAATTCCTAATATTCAAGAAATGTTAGATCAAATTTCAAATACTTATGCAAATCGTTTGTACTTACAAGGTTTTAATCAAGTGGTTATTTCTTCTAATCAGGCGGATGCAAATGCGTCTAATTTAGTTGATCAAAATTTAATAAAAAAAAGTTGATTAATAAATCAAAATGCTTTGCCATCAATAACAGTTACTGTTAACAAATTAAATCCTCAAGATCGTGAAGAATTATATTACACTCAAAAAATCTTACGTCAAACTACATTCGAAATTAATCGAAGTTTTGATTTGACATTAGAATCAACAGATGGTTATCAAATTTTTAGTTCTTCAGGAATTGCTAATCAACCCGTTCAACCTATAAGATTTATTCCCGGTTCAGCTAGTGCTACTAGACCAGCAGCTTCTTCGACTGATAGTTCAATAACATTAGAATTGAATATTCCTGGCGTAACTCTAAATAGTGAAAATAATACTGCTTTAAATTATTTTGATCAAGCTATTGAAAATATTAATAAAGAAAGTGATTACATAAGCGGAAATGGTCAAGCATCTGTTGAAGGAAATAATAGTTTATTTAATTCGGGAGCTAATGGATCTACAGCACAAGGAAATCGAAATTTAATTTTATGGAGTGATAAAGAAGGTGCTTTGGCATATGTTCGTCACATTTTTAATGTTGATGAAGGTTCAAGAGAGTATTTTAGTTTTTCTGAAAAAGAACAAAATTTATGAAAATTTTTACATCGTAAATCTCCATATGATGGTAGTGAAGAATCTTCTAAAGACACTTCATTAATTAAAGCATTTAGTTCTGCTGATGAAATTCAATTAAAAGATTTATATTACATTTATGCTAAACCAAATGCATATGAAGCCAAAAGTGATTCAGACAATAGTTCTCCATCAACTATAACGTCGCCTTCTGAAACAAGAACAAGTCGGGGAGCACCAAATGATTATTCAAGTTTATTTGCTCCATACATTCTATATGAAGCAAGAACGATTAATCCTGATGCAACTCAAAATGATACACTAACTAACTTATTTCCAAAAGAACAAACATTCAACCATGGTGGTAATAATAAATTAGTTTTAAAAGAAATTCTTGATGATACTGGTTCATATGCCAATGTAAGTTTTGCAAATGCTAGTCGAATTGCTAATTTAATTAATAGTGGTAATTTTAATAACAACGTAGCTCTAATAGGTTCAAACTCAATTGCTAATGATCCTATATTAAGTGATACATTTATGCAAATTGATGCATTTGCTACATCAATTATTGCTTTAAGTGCTTTTGTTTTATTAGTTGGTATTATTGTTAGTATTTTATATAAAATACCAGGATTATTTAGTTTTTTACCAATTTTGTTAGGTGCAGTATTAAGTTTATTACTTTACAATGAATTTGGTGGTATTATCGATTTATTTACATTATTAGGTTTGATTGGATTAATAACCATTGGTATTGGTTGTTTATTATTAATTTTTGAATCAATTAGGCGTAATATTAGAAATAGTACATCGATAACCGAGGCTGTTAGATTAGCATACAACCATACCTTTATGAAAATTGTTGATATTCATTTGTTAACATTAGTTTTAGGTTTGTTTTTAATGTATGTTGGTCATTATCAAGAAAGTTCATTTGGAATTTTAATGATTGTTGGTTCATTTGTGTCTTTCTTTGTTGTTTATGGTTCTTCAACAATATATGTTAAATTATTTGTTTCCATCAAAAATTGAACAACATATGGTTTATTTGTTTATAAACGTGATACAAAATGATTAAATCAAATTACTGGACAATTAAATTTACAAAATGATGATCATTTGATTTTAAATCGTTCTATATCAAGTAATGTTGATGATGAACTTCATAATTTGTTTAAGCAAAATTTTAGAAATTTTTTCTTTAACCCTAAATCATTATGAGCATTATTAACTTGATTAATTGTAGTTATTGTAGGAATTGTTTCTTTAGTTTTATTTAGTTTAAATCTTGTTTGACCATTAGATGCTAGTGTTCAAAATTCAGGATTAATTATGTTTATATCAATATTTGGATCTATGGGTGTAATGGCAATTTATTTTGCTTTAAGATATCGATGAATTGTTTTGATTCCATATATTGTAAGTAGTATTATTAATTTCTTTTTAATTGTAAGCATTTTATTAGTATTTTCTCCGCTTTTAATAAATACTATTCAATTTGAAGCAGTTTTTGTTTTATTGATTTCATGAATTTTGACACAAATAGCTTTCATATTTAGTATTTCTTGAAATTATAGTTATTGATACCATTATGTTGTTTATAAAAAAGAATCAATTGTTAAATTAATTAATAACAATATCTTTACTTCAATTAGACTATTTGTTATTTTTGGTTCTATTTTTCCATTAGGTGTTTTATTAATTAGTTTATTTAATATAGGTGGCAATGGATCATTTATTAGTCAAGATTTGAATTTATTCTTATTAACATTATTTGGTTTATCATCAGTTGCATTATTATTTTCTTTAATGATTGCTAATTATTTATTTAGTCAATTATTGGGCTTAATGATTTTATTAAGACAAAACATGATTTCTAATAATAAGAAAAAATTACAAATCCAATTTAAAGAAGATAAAGATTATGATCGTTTTGATGAACAAATTATTCCGGGTATAAATGAAAGACTTATAGAAAGACGTTACTAG
- the apt gene encoding adenine phosphoribosyltransferase, translating to MTEKILKKIDAKIYKVRNFPIKDMLFYDIMPVINDSELFCAIINQMKGFAKKIKAEAIIAPESRGFIFGAALAYAAKLPFIVVRKPKKLPRKTLRENYSLEYNDNASLEIHEDAILPNQKLLLVDDLLATAGTVGAISRLIKKSKGKLIGYSFLIELEKLKGRKSLNNKLPLNVIIKY from the coding sequence ATGACAGAAAAAATTCTTAAAAAAATAGATGCAAAAATTTATAAAGTTCGTAATTTTCCTATCAAAGATATGTTATTTTATGACATTATGCCTGTAATTAATGATAGTGAATTGTTTTGTGCTATTATTAATCAAATGAAAGGATTTGCAAAAAAAATTAAAGCCGAAGCAATAATTGCTCCAGAATCACGTGGTTTTATTTTTGGTGCTGCTTTAGCATATGCTGCTAAACTTCCTTTTATTGTTGTTCGTAAACCAAAAAAATTACCAAGAAAAACTTTGCGTGAAAATTATTCATTAGAATACAATGACAATGCATCACTTGAAATTCATGAAGATGCAATTTTGCCTAATCAAAAATTGTTGTTAGTTGATGATCTTTTAGCAACAGCTGGAACAGTTGGTGCAATTTCACGATTAATTAAAAAGTCTAAAGGCAAATTAATTGGTTATAGCTTTTTAATTGAATTAGAAAAACTTAAAGGACGTAAATCACTTAATAATAAATTACCTTTGAACGTAATTATTAAATATTAA
- a CDS encoding energy-coupling factor transporter ATPase, whose translation MNQNSSLDTVIKFQNVSFSYAENFVVKNVSFEIKKNEYVCIIGHNGSGKSTISKILTGILKPQLGEIYLYDHLITSKNSKFLRDNIGIVFQNPDNQFIGITAEDDIAFGLENRKFPREEMIKIVNSVAKQVDIEHILKYEPYKLSGGQKQRVAIAGILAINPNIIVFDESTSMLDPKGKLDIKKFMISLKENGKSVISITHDMEEVINCDRVFVMDNGHLIKQGTPEEVFSNENFLKDIKLDIPFTLALSKQLNNLNKDVKQTLKYNELIEEIASCLKNKK comes from the coding sequence GTGAATCAAAATTCATCATTGGACACAGTAATTAAATTTCAAAATGTTAGTTTTTCTTATGCTGAAAATTTTGTTGTAAAAAACGTTAGTTTTGAAATTAAAAAAAATGAGTATGTTTGTATTATTGGCCATAATGGATCTGGGAAATCAACGATTTCAAAAATTTTAACTGGAATTTTAAAACCTCAATTAGGTGAAATTTATCTTTATGATCACTTAATAACCTCTAAAAATTCAAAATTTTTAAGAGATAATATTGGTATTGTTTTTCAAAATCCTGATAATCAATTTATTGGAATTACTGCTGAAGATGACATTGCATTTGGATTAGAAAATCGTAAATTTCCTCGTGAAGAAATGATTAAAATTGTTAATAGCGTTGCTAAACAAGTAGATATTGAACACATTTTGAAGTATGAACCTTACAAATTATCAGGTGGCCAAAAACAAAGAGTAGCAATTGCTGGAATTTTAGCAATTAATCCAAATATTATTGTTTTTGACGAATCAACATCAATGTTAGATCCTAAAGGAAAATTAGATATTAAAAAATTTATGATTTCTTTAAAAGAAAATGGCAAATCAGTGATTTCAATAACTCATGATATGGAAGAAGTTATAAATTGTGATCGCGTATTTGTTATGGATAATGGTCATTTAATTAAACAAGGAACACCTGAGGAAGTTTTTAGCAATGAAAACTTTTTAAAGGATATTAAATTAGATATTCCTTTTACTTTAGCATTGTCAAAACAATTAAATAATTTGAACAAAGATGTTAAGCAAACATTAAAATACAATGAATTAATTGAGGAGATTGCATCATGTTTAAAAAACAAAAAATAG
- a CDS encoding ATP-binding cassette domain-containing protein, giving the protein MFKKQKIVSPLKNDEFLSVSNLMCIFNEKTPDAYIALSNINYTFKKNKIYCIIGDSGSGKSTLVTHFNGLLVSKYGEIWVKNFHLGGKKTKIKNVKKLRKIISMVFQFPEYQLFKDTVEHDIMFGPVALGASKQDGRRLAEKYLKKMGLDNSYLEKSPFELSGGQKRRVAIAGILAIESEAIIFDEPTAGLDPQGENEMMQIILESKAKNKTVFVITHQMEKVLEIADEIIVLSKGQIINSGTPYQIFTNKDLLKSTTIITPPVIRVIDDLVAKDERFKKLYDYEPRTVDELSKAINKVISEYVNV; this is encoded by the coding sequence ATGTTTAAAAAACAAAAAATAGTTTCTCCACTTAAAAATGATGAGTTCTTATCTGTTTCAAATTTAATGTGTATTTTTAACGAAAAAACTCCAGATGCTTATATAGCTCTTAGTAATATTAATTACACTTTTAAAAAAAATAAAATTTATTGTATTATCGGTGATTCAGGTAGTGGTAAATCAACATTAGTTACTCATTTTAATGGTTTGTTAGTTTCAAAATATGGTGAAATATGAGTAAAAAATTTTCATTTGGGTGGAAAAAAAACAAAAATTAAAAATGTTAAAAAATTAAGAAAAATTATTTCAATGGTTTTTCAATTTCCAGAATACCAATTATTTAAAGATACAGTTGAGCATGATATCATGTTTGGTCCAGTAGCTTTGGGTGCTTCAAAACAAGATGGTCGAAGATTGGCAGAAAAATATTTAAAAAAAATGGGATTAGATAATTCTTATTTAGAAAAAAGTCCTTTCGAATTATCAGGTGGTCAAAAACGAAGAGTAGCAATTGCTGGAATTCTAGCTATCGAATCAGAAGCAATTATTTTTGATGAACCAACAGCGGGATTAGATCCTCAAGGCGAAAATGAAATGATGCAAATTATTTTAGAATCAAAAGCTAAAAATAAAACTGTTTTTGTTATTACTCATCAAATGGAAAAAGTTTTAGAAATAGCTGATGAAATTATTGTATTATCAAAGGGTCAAATTATAAACTCAGGAACACCATATCAAATTTTTACAAATAAAGATTTATTGAAATCTACAACAATTATTACTCCCCCTGTAATTCGTGTTATTGATGATTTGGTAGCTAAAGATGAAAGATTTAAAAAATTATATGATTATGAACCAAGAACAGTTGATGAATTATCTAAAGCAATAAATAAAGTAATTAGTGAGTATGTAAATGTCTAA
- a CDS encoding energy-coupling factor transporter transmembrane component T family protein: MSNFINGYILRNSFVHRINPVLKILIFISFVVLILLPLGFVIQSIIFLIVTAIFFVAKLPSRMYWTNLKTIIFMFLILLFINWFTYRNPGFIQLFNDEKLNPGFLKIGLYNDDVLSDFYNHLNFPNFFTNQNFEIQLNGTKYPIITYSDFLKLLFNNGFNNIVWNNGTETNPDYVMNPNYILAIGKYFGSNIVGFNINTNTHLIEPIMQFKGYSFSVRAIMMALLITQKIHIMIILAIILTSTSTSIELSFAIEQILSPFKIFKLPVNALAMTISIAIRFVPSLLLESQRILNAQASRGIDFKNGSFFERGHALVSLVVPMVSIAFRNASEISNAMEARAYNSRYSRTRYRIFKIHFIDWTIYLLIMLFLGFAIFATAKSVFFAFFGSASWMTQGIGHNVSVAPNS; this comes from the coding sequence ATGTCTAATTTTATTAATGGTTACATTTTAAGAAATTCGTTTGTTCATCGAATAAATCCTGTATTAAAAATATTAATTTTTATATCTTTTGTTGTTTTAATTTTGTTGCCATTAGGATTTGTGATTCAATCTATTATTTTTTTAATTGTTACTGCAATTTTTTTTGTGGCTAAATTACCTAGCAGAATGTATTGAACAAATTTAAAAACGATAATTTTTATGTTTTTAATTTTGTTGTTTATAAATTGATTTACATATCGAAATCCTGGTTTTATTCAATTATTTAATGACGAAAAATTAAATCCTGGTTTTTTAAAAATAGGTTTATATAATGATGACGTCTTATCTGATTTTTATAATCATTTAAATTTTCCAAATTTTTTTACTAATCAAAATTTTGAAATTCAACTTAATGGCACCAAATATCCTATTATTACATATTCAGATTTTTTAAAATTGTTATTTAATAATGGATTTAATAATATTGTTTGAAATAATGGAACTGAAACAAATCCTGATTATGTAATGAATCCTAATTATATATTAGCTATCGGGAAGTATTTTGGATCTAATATTGTTGGATTCAATATTAATACAAATACACATTTAATTGAACCAATAATGCAATTTAAAGGTTATTCGTTTTCTGTTAGAGCAATTATGATGGCTTTGTTGATTACTCAAAAAATTCATATTATGATTATCTTAGCTATCATTCTGACGTCAACTAGTACTTCAATTGAATTATCTTTTGCAATTGAACAAATTTTATCTCCATTTAAAATTTTTAAATTACCAGTTAATGCGTTGGCAATGACAATTAGTATTGCAATTAGATTTGTACCATCTTTATTATTAGAATCTCAAAGAATTTTAAATGCGCAAGCATCTAGAGGAATTGATTTTAAAAATGGTAGTTTTTTTGAACGGGGACATGCTTTAGTTTCTTTAGTTGTACCTATGGTTTCAATTGCTTTCAGAAATGCTAGTGAAATATCAAATGCAATGGAAGCAAGAGCATACAACTCTCGTTATTCACGAACTAGATATAGAATATTTAAGATTCATTTTATAGATTGAACAATTTATTTGTTAATTATGTTATTTTTAGGTTTTGCTATTTTTGCAACTGCTAAATCAGTATTTTTTGCTTTTTTTGGTTCTGCTAGTTGAATGACTCAAGGAATTGGTCATAATGTCTCAGTCGCCCCTAATTCCTAA
- the truA gene encoding tRNA pseudouridine(38-40) synthase TruA, with translation MSQSPLIPKKGFTRYCFKISYNGSKFHGWAIQPKLKTVQGDLQTALSSLYNEKVIVYGSGRTDSTVHAIAQVFHFDVKKDIPIKGIISKLNSFNFGIWNIFDGKKIIKPFHSRYSVKNKTYLYKIEITKKTNPLTFDFSWQIPYEISLKKLREISKLFIGKKNFLSFTTDKKLDSIRTINKITITKKNNFLYFKINGTGFLRNMVRMIIGCMINFAIDKIDLNHCKNLFDNPSKGKSVFKAPGSGLYLLKVNY, from the coding sequence ATGTCTCAGTCGCCCCTAATTCCTAAAAAAGGATTTACAAGATATTGTTTTAAAATATCTTATAATGGTTCAAAATTTCATGGTTGAGCTATTCAACCTAAATTAAAAACAGTTCAAGGTGATTTGCAAACCGCTTTATCATCTTTGTATAATGAAAAAGTGATAGTATATGGTTCAGGAAGAACTGATTCTACTGTTCATGCAATTGCTCAAGTTTTTCATTTTGATGTAAAAAAAGATATTCCCATAAAAGGAATAATTTCTAAATTAAATTCTTTTAATTTTGGAATTTGAAATATTTTTGATGGTAAAAAAATTATTAAACCTTTTCATTCTCGTTATAGTGTTAAAAATAAGACATATCTTTATAAAATAGAAATAACAAAAAAAACAAATCCTTTGACTTTTGATTTTAGTTGACAAATTCCTTATGAAATTTCATTAAAAAAATTAAGAGAAATATCTAAATTATTTATTGGCAAAAAAAATTTTTTATCATTTACGACAGATAAAAAATTAGATTCAATTAGAACTATTAATAAAATAACAATAACTAAAAAAAATAATTTCTTATATTTTAAAATTAACGGAACAGGTTTTTTGCGAAATATGGTTAGAATGATAATTGGATGCATGATTAATTTTGCAATTGACAAAATTGATTTAAATCATTGTAAAAATTTATTTGATAATCCTAGTAAAGGTAAATCTGTTTTTAAAGCTCCAGGATCGGGATTATATTTATTAAAGGTTAACTATTAA